The segment CAGCAAGGCGCGCATCGGCCGTCCCCCGGAAGCCGTGCTGGAAATCCTCTGATCGAACAGCCGACGACGACCGGGCGAACGGCCAGGCTGGTTCGACGATGACCTTGCACACCAACCGCGCAACGTGCGGTTACAGGGGACCGGGTCGGTGAGGGCCTGCATCGTCGGCGCCGGCGCGATCGGCGGCATCATTGCCGCCCGTCTGGCGCGCGCCGGGCATGATGTCTCGGCCATTGCACGCGGCGATCATCTGGACGCAATCCGGGACCGCGGCCTCACCCTGCGTGCGGGCGCCGAAGAATTCACGGTCGAGATAAACGCGGCGTCCAACGCATCCGAGCTTGGGCCACAGGCCTACGTCATCCTGACGGTCAAGGCACCCGCCCTGCCCGGTATCGCCGCATCGCTCACACCCCTGCTTGCACCCGATACGGTCGTTGTGACGGCGATGAACGGTGTGCCCTGGTGGTTTTGCCTCGCGCTCGAAGGACCGCTGGCACGGCGGTCGCTGCACTCCACCGACCCGAACGGCATCCTGGGCGAAACCCTGACGCGAGAACGCGTGCTCGGCTGCGTGGTGCATGCGGGCGCCTCGGTCCCCGAACCGGGTCTGGTGGATCACGCGGCGGGGAATCTCTTCATCGTGGGTGACGCCGGCCGGCTCTTGTCCGCCCCCGCCGTCACGCTGGCCGATGCGTTTACCGACGCGGGGCTCGATGGGCGTAGCTCCGACGACATCCATGGCGAAATCTGGATGAAACTCGTCGGGAATATGGGCATGGGGCCCATTTGTGCCCTGACCGGCGCCACCCTGGCGGGCCTGGCCGGAGATGCCGATGTACGCCCCATCGCGGCGGCGATGATGCAAGAGGCCATGGATGTGGGCGAAGCGCTCGGCCTGCCGATGAACATGAGCGCCGAAGATCGGATCGAACTCGGCGCGGAGCTCGGGGAGTTCAAGCCCTCCATTCTCCAGGATTTGGAGCGCGGCCGGCCGCTTGAGATCGATGCCATGGTCTCCGTCGTCTCGGAGATGGGCGAGATTGCGCGTATCCCAACCCCGACCGTCGATACGGTTCTGGCCCTGCTCCGCGGGCGCGCGCGACGCGCCGGCCTCTACTGATCCCACGCATGGTGCTGCACAAATCTTCGCTCGCGGTGCTGTTCGCGATGATGTTCTCGAGCCAGTTGGCGCTGACGATCTTCCTGCCGGCCGTGCCGGACATCGCGCGCGACCTTGAGACAACGCTCGGCCGGACCCAGCTGATCATCCCGGCTTACCTGATCGCGTTCGCATTCATGCAGCTCATCGTCGGACCGCTTTCCGACCGGTTCGGGAGACGCCCCGTCATCATGGGCGGGGTCGCGCTGTTCATGCTCGCGAGCCTGGCCTGCGCCTTCGCGACGGATATCTGGCAGCTACTGGGCGGGCGCTTTTTCCAGGCGGCGGGGGCGTGTGCGTCCATCGTCGTGGGGCGCGCGACCGTGCGCGACACGAACGACGGCAAGGCGGCGGCCCAGGCGATGTCCTATGTCGCGATCTCGCTGGGCGTCGGGCCCGCCATCGCGCCTCTGATCGGCGCCGAGCTCGTTGAAACCTTCAACTGGCGCGCAACCTTCCTGGTCACGGCACTTGCAAGCGGCCTGTCCCTGCTCGTCGCGATCCCGGTGCTCCGCGAAACGCTGCCGGAACAGGCGCGGGAGCGGATCGATATCTTTCAGCTCGTCCGGGGCTACCTGGCATTGTTCAAGCGCGCCGGGTTCATGGGCTACAGCCTGACCGTTTCATTCCAGAGTTCGACTTTCCAGGTCTTCATGACCGCGGCCCCGATCGTGCTGATCAGCCAGCTCGGGGTCACCCCGAAGCTGTTCGGCCTGTATCTGATGGTGATCCCCCTCGCCTTCATCACCGGAAGCTTCGTGGCCGGACGGCTCGTGCGGTTCCTGCCGGTCGACCTGATCGTCGGGGTGGGATCCACCATGGGGGTCCTCGGCGGCATTCTCCAGGTGAGTTTCGCGCTGTCAGGCCACGCCACCCCGACACATATCGTCGCGGCGATCCTGGTATCCAACTTCGGCACCGGACTGGTGCTTGCCAACTGCTACGCCCAGGCCCTGAACACCGTCCCGCCGTCATTCGCGGGTGCCGCGTCGGCGCTTGGCGGCTTCCTGCATATGGGTGTGGCGTTCGTCATGGCCCTGATCGTGGCCAACCTGCCCCACAACTTGTCGCTGCAGATGGGCATGGCACAGACGGCCACAACCCTCACGAGCCTGACCGTCTTCCTTGTGGTCATCAGGTATTACAGCCGACGGGGGGCTTAACGACCCCGCCGCGCATGGAAATCAGACCTGTGCGGTCAGACCCGCGGCCTCGATACCCGCCACCGCGCAGGTCTCGTCATTGTCCGAGCTGTCGCCCGTCACGCCGACCGCACCGGCAACATTGCCATCCGCATCGCGGATCAACACGCCGCCCGCGACGGGAATGACCCGGCCGCCGGACGCGGCCGCAATCGCGACGCCGAAATGCTCACGGGTCAGGAAATCCGTCTCATTGGCCCGCGAGGACCGGCCGATGGCCAACCCGCCCCAGGCCTTGCCGAAGGCAATCTCGAACCGCATGATTCCGCTCTTGTCCTCACGCTGCATCGATACGAGATGGCCGCCATCGTCGAGGACGACGATGGTCAGCGGGCCGATATCGAGGTCCCGCCCCTTGGCCTGGCCGGCCGCGATGATCTTGTTCGCCTGTTCGAGTGTCACCTTCGCCATGATCTTGCTTCCCAACGGTTTGTTTGTGTTCAGAATGTTGGGCGCAGACTAACTGCCACCCCCGCCGAAAACCAGACCGGGGACGGTGGATATTTCGGCCGGCGAGCCTATCCGGCGGCTTCCGGCTTACGCTTCTGATGGGTGTAGGTGCTGGCCAGATAGTCGGCAAAAAATTTCCCGTATCGGATCGGATCATATTTCGAAGGATTGTCCGCCCCACAGCATCCCGCGACCGGATCGATCACATCGTCGAGGTCGGGATTGAAGAAGAACGCGAGCGAATAGCGGTCTTGCGTGGTCGCGGTCGTCACCCGGTGCGGCGTCGCCACGAAGCGGTCGTTCGACCAGCGCCGCAGCATATTGCCGGAATTGACGATCACCCCCCGGGCCATCGGTGGATGGTCGATCCATTCGCCATCGGGCGTCTTGATCTGCAGCCCCGGCTGGTTGCTCTGGGGCAGCATGGTGATGAAACCGGCATCCGTATGGGAAGAGGCGCCGAACTGATCGTCACGAAGTTCGCCGACCGCGGGATACTTGACCATCCGCACCACGATCGTCGGATCCTTGAAATAGTCGTCAAAGAAATCGTCGGGCATATCCATCGCCCGGGCATAGACCGGCAGCATGCGGTAGCCGAGATCCGACATCATGCCGTGATAGGCCAGTTGGGAGTTCCGGAAACCCGGCGCGTGGCTTTCTTCGGGCCATTGGTTCAGCCCGCGGAAACGTTCACCCGACAGGACCTTGGGATCGTCCGGCGAACGTTCCTGATAGTAGGTCAGGTTCTCCGACGCATCACGCTTCAGGCCCTTCGTACTGTCCACCGCATGGGCTTCGTTGAAAGTAAAATTCATCGGCACATAGCCGATCTGATGCTCGTTCACCCGCAGCGCCATCTTCTCGTCCAGCGGCAGATCATGGAACTGCTGTGCCCCGTCAAATCCGTTCTCGATCACCGACCAGTCGAGCCCGTGGTTGACCCACATCATGAAACCGACCCGCACCAGCGCGTCGCGCACCTGCGCCGCCAGCGCGTCAAGCGCCCCAGCCTCGCCGGCGAGATAGGGGCCGACATCCAGAATGGGAAACTCGTCTCCCGCAGCAACTCGGTAGGGGCGGTCGCTGGACATCGTGGCGGTCATGCTGGAACTCCTGTCGTCGGCATGCGTGGCGATTGGAATGTTCGGCGAGCTTTCCCCAGTCGCCGATGTGCGACAAGATATGAAAATGCTGTGTCTCACCGGCTAAGACTCCCGTCGCCATGGCATGAAGCCGTTTATTCGGTGTGGCAAACCGAATGAACGAAAATTGGACCCTGATCAAAGCGGAAGCGGAGGAAGACGAGATGAGCCGGACGGTTGGTGTTGTGGGACTTGGTGCGATGGGATCCGCCATGGCGATCATGCTGGTCAAGGGGGGCTTCCAGGTCGTCGGCTTCGACCCGCGCGAAGAAGCCCTCGACGAGCTGGAGGAAAACGGCGGTATCCGCGCCGGGAGCCCGCGCGACGTCGCGGAACAGGCCGATGTTGTTATCCTGTCATTGCCGACCGTCGAGGCCTTCCAAAGCGTCCTGCGCGAACAGGGCAGCATCACGTCGAGCGGCAAGGAGGGCCTGGTCCTCATCGACACCTGCACCCTGCCGATCGCGATCAAGGAGGAAGGCGCGCGCATGGCCGAAGCGGCGGGCATGACCCTGATCGACGGCACGGTCAGCGGCAACCGGGACATGATCCTGGCCAAGACCCTCACCGCCTATATGAGCGGCGATGAAGCTGCCTGTAACGCCAATGCCGACGTCCTGTCTGCGTTCACCCGCAAACACAGCTTTGTCGGTGCATTCGGCAATGCGAGCAAGATCAAGTTTGTCATCAACCATCTGGTCTGCGTTCTCACTGCCGCGAATGCCGAAGCCATGGCAATGGCGCTCAAGGCCGGTTTGCAGGCGGATGACGTATTCGATCTGGTGAAAGACAGCGCAGCGAACTCGGTGCTCTGGGAGATACGCGGGCCGATGATGGTCACCGAGGACTACTCCAGCTCGCGCGGGAATTTCGGCATGGCGTCGAAGGACGGCCCGGTCATCGGTGCCTTTGCGCAGGAGATGCATTATCCTGTGCCCTTGTTCCAGACCGCGCTGCAGATGCATCAGGCCGCTGTCGGGATGGGCATGTATGACATCGATACGGCCGCGCTCTGCAAGATGTACGAGACGATCTCGGGCACCGAGCGTGAGACGGGTTGAACACTTCCAGAGGGTTTCAAATGGGCGAAATTGTGTATCTCGACTACGACGCGGACACGCTGTTCGCCGAGTACAACAACCGCGGCAAGGTGGCGGAGTTCGCATCGCTCATTGCCGAGGGTGCCGCGCGCAGCGACAAGCTCCGCGCCGACGCGAAGAACGGGCGGGTCGATCTGGCATATGGCGACGGACCAAGGGACCGGTTCGACCTGTTTCTGCCCGACGTGGTAAACCCGCCGCTCCACGTCTTCATCCATGGCGGGTACTGGCAGTGGAACGACAAGGACGAATATGCGTTTCTGGCCAAACCGTTTCTGGACGCAGGTATCGGCTTCGCAAACCTTGAATATCCCCTCTGCCCCGGCGTTTCCCTCGCGGAACTCGTCGACCATGTCCGCGCGGGTATTGCGCATATCTGGAAGCAAGGCCCCGACCTCGGCTATGACCGGGACCGGATTCAGGTCAGCGGGCATTCCGCCGGCGGACATCTCACCGGCGTGGTTCTGACAACGGACTGGACCGCGTTCGACGATAGCCTCCCGAACGATGTCGTGAAGAGTGCCATGCCGATCAGCGGTGTTTTCGACATCGAACCGCTCCGGCACACGCCAATCGGCGACCCGCTGGGACTCGACGCGGTGAGCGCCGCCGCACTCAGCCCGATGTTTGCACTCCCCCGAACCGGGGCCAAAACGGTGGTGGCACTCGGTTCCCATGAAGGGCGCGAGTTCCACCGCCAGGCCGAAGCCTTTGCCACACACTGCCGCAGTCACGGCACCCATGTCAGAATCGCCAGCATCCACGGCAGCAACCATTTCAGCGTGCTCGAATCTTTGTTCGACAGCGATGGTCAACTGTTCGGTCTGGCACGGGAAATGCTGCTGGGAGACGCCTGACACCTCTTGTGGCGACGCGACCGCCGGGGCCAATATCCCGATCCATCTTCACCGCAGAAAACTGGCGCCGGGCGTGACTCCCACAACCGAGAATATGAGGACGACACACACCGATCCGTGGCGACGGGTCTCGGTTGTGGCGGTAACCCATCACAGCCGCGCGGTCATCGAAAATTGCCTGGCCGGCATTGGCGACGATGCCGAAGTGGTCGTTATCGACAACGCCAGCGACGATGGGACGCCGGACCTCGTGCGGCGGCTGGTACCCCATGCGGATATCCAGGAAAATGCGATCGGCGTGGGCTACGGCGCGGGCGCCAACCAGGGCCTCGCGAAGGTAACGCGTGAGTTTGCGCTTCTGGCTAATCCCGATTCCCGGGTCGATACGATCGCGCTGGAACGGCTGCTTGCCGCCGCCGACGCGTATCCGGACGCCGCCCTGCTCGCACCCTGTGTGCTCGACGACGCTGGCGCATATGAGCCGGCGCACGATGCCGAACTTTTCCGGCGCCACCTGTTGCCGGCACGGGCCGGCGAAACGCCACCCGATGGCCCCTGTTGTGCGGAATATCTCTCCGGCGCGGTGGTTCTGCTTCGCATGGCGTCATTTCGGGACATCGGGCCGTTCGACGACGCGATCTTTCTGTACTACGAAGACGATGATTTCTGCATGCGCATACGCCGCAAGGGCTTCAGTGCCATTCTGGTGCCCGATGCCATGGTCAACCATGGCGGTGGCGGGTCGGTCCGACCGAGCGCGCATTACCGTTGGGAAAAATACTGGCACATGGCCTGGTCTCGGCTTTATCTCGAACAAAAATATCATGGCCGCGTCGCCTGCGCCGCGATCGCCTGGCCCAACCTGCTGCGTTACACCTTGAAAGCAATCGGGAATGGTCTGACCCTGCGCCGCGCACAGGCATGGCGAGACGTGGCCCGGCTGTTCGGGACGGTCGGATATTTGCTTCACATCCCGGCATCCCGGACGGTGGCGCGCGCCAGACCCCAACAAACCGGCATAGAGTGACGATGAGCAATCCCGATCAGGACTTCTGGCGCGGACGGCGCGTCCTCGTGACCGGCCATACCGGCTTCAAGGGCGCCTGGCTGTGCGCGTGGCTGGAGATGCTGGGCGCCGAGGTGCATGGTTTCGCGCTCCCTCCCGAGCCGGGCGCAAACCTGTTCCGTGACCTGGGCGCGTGGACATACCTCACCTCCATGACGGGCGACATCCGTGATCGCGAGGCTGTGGAAATCGCCTGCGCCGCCGCCGACCCGGATATCGTCATTCATCTGGCCGCCCAGTCCCTGGTCCGCCGCGCCCATCGCGACCCGCTGGGCACCTACGCGAGCAACGTGCAGGGCACCGGAAATCTTCTTGAAAAGCTCTCCGCCTGTGCGGGGCTCCGCGCGATTTTGGTTGTCACCAGCGACAAATGTTACAGGAACGACAATAGCGGCCGCCCGTTCGTGGAATCCGACCCGTTGGGGGGCAGCGAGCCTTATGGGGCGTCGAAGGCGGCGCAGGAAACGCTCAGCGCCGGCTGGCGCAAAGGCATCCTCGAAAACCGCGAGCGTGCACCGCGGCTCGCCACCGCGCGCGCCGGCAATGTCATCGGCGGCGGCGACTGGTCGGAGGACCGGATATTGCCCGACCTGTTCCGGGCCATCGGCGCGGGCGACGCGCTCCAGGTCCGCAACCCCGACGCGACGCGACCGTGGCAACATGTGCTCGACGTGCTGGCGGGCTATATGCGCTATGCCGAGGCCCTGGTGCGCGACAAGGATGCAACGCTTCCGACCGCGCTCAACTTCGGCCCCGATGTGGAATCGGCACAGCCGGTGCGCTGGGTCCTGGAACGTGTGATCGAAACCGCCCGCACCGAAGGCATCGACGTCCAGGATTGGCACCACGTGCCGGAGGACGGGCCTGCGGAAGCCACCAATCTGGCCCTCGATGCGACGCTTGCGGCCACGACACTGGATTGGCGACCGCGCCTCTCGCAGACGGATGCCGCCGAGTGGACAGCGCGCTGGCACGCCCGGGCGTTGCAGGGTGCATCCCCGCGCGATCTCGTCGAGGCACAGATCAACGCCTATCGGGATCTCGCATCATGAACGCCGTCACCGGCACACATCCGGCATGCCGTTTCTGTGGCGAGGTCCTGCGGACCAGCTTTGCCGATCTGGGTGCGACACCGCTCGCGAACAGCTACCTGGACAACGCCGACCCCGGCACCCCGGACCCGTCCTATCCGCTCCACGCGCGCGTGTGTGACAACTGCCTCCTCGTCCAGGCGGAAGACGTCGTGCCTGCCGAGGAGATTTTCTCCGAATACGCCTACTTCTCATCTTTCTCGACGAGCTGGGTCGCCCATGCCGAAGCCTATACGAAGATGGCGACCAAGCGTTTCGATCTGGATTCCTCGAGCTCGGTCGTCGAAGTCGCCAGCAACGACGGCTACCTGCTGCAACATTTCGTCAAGGCGGGAATCCCCGTCCTCGGGATCGAACCCGCCGCCAACGTCGCCGAGGCGGCCGAGGCGAACGGCGTGCCGACCATGGCCGCATTCTTCGGCCTCGAACTGGCAGATGCCCTGCGAAGCAAGGGAACCCAAGCGGACCTCCTGCTCGGCAACAACGTGCTGGCCCATGTGCCGGACCTGAACGACTTCGTCGCCGGTCTCGCCCGTCTGCTGGCGGAAGACGGCGTCCTGACCATGGAGTTCCCCCATCTGGCGCGGCTGATCGAGCATGCGCAGTTCGACACGATCTACCACGAGCATTTCTCCTATTTTTCACTGCTCGTCGTCGAAAAGGTCTTCGCCCGGCACGGGCTGCGGTTGTTCGACGTCGAAGAATTACCGACCCATGGCGGGAGTTTGCGAATATTCGCGTCGCACGCAGACGGCGCGGCACGCCCGGAAGGATCCGGCCTCGCAAAGGTCCGCCGCGACGAGGCCGCGATGGGGCTCGACAAGGTCGCGAGTTACGCCGGGTTCCAGGCGCGTGTGGAGGCCATCCGCGACGGGCTGCTCGCGTTTCTGGCAAAGGCCGGGGACGACGGTAAGTCCGTCGCCGCCTATGGGGCGGCCGCCAAGGGCAACACGCTCCTGAACTATTGCGGGGTGGACGCGGCACTTATCGACTTCGTGGCCGATGTGAGTGACCAGAAACAGGGCAAGTTCCTGCCGGGCAGCCATATCCCGATCGTCGCCCCCGCGCGGTTGCGCGACACGAAGCCGGACTTTGTGCTGATATTGCCGTGGAACCTGAAACGCGAGATCACCGTCGCCCATGATTATATCGCGGAATGGGGTGGTCGGTTTGTCGTCGCCGTGCCGGAGCTGACCATCCTGTGATGAAGTTTATGCCCACGGAAATCGCCGGAGTCTTCGTCATCGCGACGGAACCGATCGCAGACGAACGCGGTGATTTTGCGCGAAGCTATTGCACCGATGAGTTTCGGGCAGCCGGCATTCGCTTCGGCATCACCCAGACGAACATCTCGCGCAACCACCGGCGCGGCACGCTGCGCGGCATGCACTATCAGGCCGAACCGTCCCCCGACCCGAAACTCGTCCGCTGTACACGTGGGCGCATCTTCGATGTCGCCGTCGACCTCAGGCCCCGGTCGGAAACCTTCTGCAGCTGGACCGGCGCCGAGCTCACCCCGGAACATCAGAACGCCCTTTTCGTGCCCCCCGGTTGCGCACACGGATTCCTGACGCTCGAGGATAATTGCGACATCGAATATCTGATGGGAGCTCCCTATGTGGCCGAGCTGGCGCAGGGGGTGCGGTGGGATGACCCCGCATTTGGGATTGATTGGCCGCACGAGCCGGCATTGATGTCCGATCGCGATGCGTCCTATCCCGACTTCGCGACCGAGGTCTAGAATGGGGGGCCTCAGCTACAGCCTCCGCCGCCTGTTCGGTGCCCCGCCGCGCAAGAGCCAGCTTCCCGGCTATATCTCGATCGGACGTGGCACCTACGGCCTCGACCGAAACAGCTTCGCCGGCCTGTCGCCCGACTGTCCGGTGTCAGTCGGGAATTATTGTTCCGTCGGGCCCGAAGTCATGATCCTCTGCAAGACCGACCATCGGACGGACCGCCCCGCGACCTATCCCGTGCGCAGTCTCCTGGAAAGCGGCGGGGCCAACCCCGATGCCGTCACCCGCGGGCCCATCACCATCGGACATGATGTGTGGATCGGCGCCCGTGCGATCATCCTCAGCGGCGTGACCATCGGAAACGGGGCCGTCATCGGCGCCGGCGCCGTGGTTTCCCGCGATATCGCGTCATACTCGGTCAATGTCGGTGTGCCGGCAAGGAACGTCCGGAGCCGGTTCGAACCCGCGCAGATCGCGGCACTTGAGGCCATCGCATGGTGGAACTGGCCGGAAACGAAGATTCGCAATTCGGCCGATCTGTTCGAGACCGGCATCGACGATTTCATCGCCGGCGCCGAACGGGCATCCGATGGCTGATTCGCGCCCGGCTCCAGACTTCTCGTCCGCGCTGGTGACCGGTGCGACGGGGTTCCTTGGATTTCATCTCGCCGGCCGTCTGGCCGACGCCGGTGTCGCGATTACCGTGATCACGCGCCCGTCGAGCGACCCGGCGCGCATCGCGGAGTTGCCGGACAACATCAAAATCCACACCGCAACGGGCGACAGCGCCGATCTGATCGCCTGTCTCGACCGGGCGAAGCCCGATACGGTGTTCCATCTCGCGGCGCGATTCCTGGGCGCCCACACGCCCGACGATATCGCGGGACTGATCGAAGACAATGTGACCTTCACGGCCCAGCTCTGCGAAGCGGCCGTCGCCGCGAAATGCCCGGCCCTCGTGGCCGCAGGCACCGGATGGCAGAACGCCGGGAGCGCCCCCGGTGATCCGACACCGGCCCCGAACACGCTCTATGCCGCGAGCAAGCAGGCGGCCGATGACATCATCGACTATTATTGCCGGCAGTCGGATTTGAACGCGGTCACGCTCAAGATCTACGACAGCTACGGCCCCGACGATCCCCGGCGCAAGTTCCTGGCCGTGCTTCGCGAGACCGCAACCCGGGGTGAAGCGCTCGATGCGACTCCGGGCGATCAGTTGCTCCACATGGTGCATGTGGACGATCTGGTCGACGGGTTCGTCCATGCGGGCAATCTTCTCGCGACGGGTGAAATTCGCGGCCGCGCCAGCCACACCCTGCCGTCGGGGCAGGCCGTCACGCTGCGTGAGCTGGCCGAATTGTGGATGTCGACGAACGATTGCCGCGTCGAGATTGATTGGGGCCGCCGGCCCCATCGCGACGGCGAGGTCATGGCGCCGTGGGAGGGTACTCCCTTGCCCGGCTGGACTCCCCGGATCGGCCTGAAAGCGGGCCTGAAGGGCTGCTAGGTCGCCTCACCCGGCCCGAACAGATCGCCGCGCCCGCCGGCAAGGAACGGCCGGGGCGCATAGCCGAAATCCGCCGCCGCCGCGCCCACATCGAAGGCAAGGTCCCGATTCATCCGTCGCGCGACATCCGCGCTTAGCTCGCTGCCGGGAATGACGCCGCCGGCGAGCGCCAGTATCTGCGGCAAGGCCGGGATATTGATCATTCGCGGTGACCGTTCCAGCACCGTGAAAATCCTTGCGATCATGTCCCGGTAGGAAAGGGTCTCGCCGCCGCCGAGGGCGTAGATGCGGCCATGGGTCTGCCTGTTATCCAGCGCAGATAGCGCCGCGGCCGCCAGATCGTCGGCATGCACGGGCTGGCGGGAACCCATGGCGTCGCCATAAACAGGATAGACGCCGAACCGGCGAATGAAACGCCCCGCCGCCGCAACGGTGTGGTCCCGGCCCGTCCCGTAGATCAGGGTGGGCCGCAAGATTGTCAGGGCCATGCCATGGGTGCGGCTTCGGTCCTGCAGTTTTTGCTCGGCATCGAGAACCCGCTCGACCACGGCCTTTTCATGCGCCGTCGACGTATCCGCCTTGCCGAGCACCGATGTGGTGCTGAAACAGACCAGGCGCTGCACACCGCCTTCCGCGAGCGGGTCCGCGAGGGGTGCGAGGCGCCATACTGGTATTGTCGCGATCGCCTGCCGGGGCAGTTCCGCATCGGGTGCGAACCCCTGTTCGGCCTCGAAGGCGGCCGGCTGCAGGCTCTTGAGCCTGGGGAGTCTGCCGGGCTCCCGCGCCAACGCCAGGACCGGCCGGTCACCCAGACGCGTCAGAATGTGTGCGCCGATCTGCCCCGTGGCGCCGACGACCAGCAGCGCGGCGGGCGTGGCTTCAGTCATCCCGGCCGAACGGTGATTCGAGATCCGCCAGAAGCGGCAGGGCCTCGTCGCGCGCATTCACAATTGCATCGCCCACGCCCACCGGCCAATCGATCGCCAGCGCAGGGTCACGCCACAACACACCGCCTGTCGCCTCGGCGCGATAGGGTGCCGTCAGCTTGTAGAAGACGAGGGTGTCGGGCTCGGTCGTGCAGTATCCGTGCGCAAAACCCGGCGGGATCCATAGCTGCTGCGGCGAGTCACCGCGCAAGGTAACACCCACATGTCTGCCGAAGGTCGGCGACCCCTTGCGGACATCCAGCGCGACATCGTAGATGGCGCCCGAGAGGCATACGATCAGCTTGCCCTGATCATGGGGCGGGATCTGAAAATGCAATGCGCGGATCACACCGACCGCCGCGCTATGGGTCAGATTGTCCTGCGCGAACGAGACCGGGAGCCCCGCCTCGGCCAATACCGCCGGATTCCAGAGTTCGCTCAGCCAGCCGCGATTGTCCATGTGGCGGCCGGGATCGACGATTTTGACGTCCGGAATATCTGTGTCGATGATCTGCACAGGAACGAAGTATCGGTGCGACCCCGGTGCGTCAAGGAAGCTGCCTGCAAGTAGCCATGTTTTCTGGCCCCATGGGAAACATGCCGCCAGTTAAATACAGCCGGATCAATGGCATAGGGTGTATGATCGTCGCAAACCGAGGTAAAGCGCGCACCGAGCAAGAGAAACCGGCCCATCGGGCGGATGAACGGAACACGCTCACGCCGTTGGCCGCATGAACCCTTTTGAACTCTATCCGGACAACCCCAGAATTGTCGGCCTCCGTCACAGTCATCATCGTCAACTTCAATGCGGGCGAACATCTGCGCAGATGCGTCGCGGCGCTGAAGGCGCAGTCGTATACGGATTTCTCCGTCGTTCTCGTGGACAACGCCTCAAGTGACCGGTCCCTCGACCTGGCCCGTGCCGAAATCGGTGACGACACGCGATTTTCCATCTCGCAGCCGCAATCCAATCTCGGTTTTGCTGCCGGCAACAATCGCGGCGCCGCGAACACGCAGAGCAGATGGATCGCCACGCTGAACCCCGATGCGTTCCCCGCCGCCGACTGGCTTGAGACCCTTGTTGGAGCCACGAAGCGCCATCCGGACATCGCGATGTTCGGTTCAACGCAGGTCATGGCGAACGATCCGGCCAAACTGGATGGCGCCGGAGACCGCTACTTTGTCGCCGGTATCCCGTGGCGTGATCGTTCACGCGCACGTCTCGACAACGCGCGCAAGCAGGGCCATGACACGTTCGAGACCTTCTCGCCCTGTGCCGCGGCGGCGCTCTATCGTTCAAATGCCTTTCGGGATGCCGGGGGCTTCGACGAAAACTTTTTCTGCTACGTGGAGGATGTCGATCTCGCCTTCCGGATGCGCCGACG is part of the Alphaproteobacteria bacterium genome and harbors:
- a CDS encoding glycosyltransferase family 2 protein, with product MSASVTVIIVNFNAGEHLRRCVAALKAQSYTDFSVVLVDNASSDRSLDLARAEIGDDTRFSISQPQSNLGFAAGNNRGAANTQSRWIATLNPDAFPAADWLETLVGATKRHPDIAMFGSTQVMANDPAKLDGAGDRYFVAGIPWRDRSRARLDNARKQGHDTFETFSPCAAAALYRSNAFRDAGGFDENFFCYVEDVDLAFRMRRRGHRCLQVIDALVHHVGGGAGGGRRSDFARYHGTRNLVWCFAKNMPIGPLILLAPIHLIILGFFLTIAALQGNGGAVARGIRDGIGGLRRIKREKHDAAARSTVLDAVDWTPLGYLRQRFRGE